The DNA region TACCTGACACCTCTTGTGTTTTGAGTTTGAGGGGCCTCCAAATGTTATGGTTAATTCGTCTGAtccccctttctctctcttttgacTTGTAGATGGTGGCTGGTTTTTCTAAGGTATCAGCGCAGGGGTTGCATGGATTTTGACTATCTTGAACTCTCAGCCTGTAATGTTTAttacataaaattatttttctaacttTTGTGGAAATCCTGTGAAGGCTCTGAGGAATCGGCATTTTTGTTGGCCTTCTGTTTGCTATTATTGTTGCTCCGGTTTGTAGCTTGGATCCTCCCTTTAAAACCTTCTTCagcagaaaaaatataaatttaatccaacCCAATAAATAACCCTCGATCTTcaagaaaaacagaaagcaaaattgaattttcaatGTCACTACTCACTACAAACTTTTCCAGAGTCTAGCCATTTTCCGCTCAAAGTTTCAGAGAGGGAAGAGTTGAAAAGCACCTGAGATTGAAGGAGGTGAAGCGCAGATCAAAGTTTCAGAGACGAGAaatgaaaatggaaataaaGAAGGCGGGAGACGACATTATGTATTAGCGTTGCACGTGCTGTCGATGTGGCGTGTCccagtgagagaagaaaaaaaaaacaaattgtaaatcaAAATTGGAGAGGTTTTCTCAGAGGAATCTTTTAATGGAATATTCCATTTTAATGGAATATTTTAGTTGAAAGTAGTGTGAACATCGGTGGTATCTAAGCATGAAGTAGCATATCCCAATTCTTTTATCACACACTACTCTCACTAGAATATCCAAACCTAACATTCCTTATTACGTTAAAATTTGACATGTACTATGTTTTCTTCTGGGATTAATATTGTATCATGTCATGAGGTTTAACAGTTAAAGATGGTGTGCATTTAGGACCGTAATCGAGTCGGGTATTAAATGCTTaaagtttatttgtttaattttgtttgaaatacgAGTCAAACTTGAGTGAttacttccattttttttttattgttaatgaGTTGCTTAATTAACttaatcattcttttgtttatgttttcgTTTCTTTAAATCCATGTTAAtcttagttatttaattattgttaagattttattattttgagttaattgcataaatttatttttatttataaacttataaaaattaacttctctaattttgtatatatatatatatatatatatcatgagaAGGACTATTTATTATATATCATATAACCTTACCTAaaattcttaagaatttgaGATTAATAACATTCACAAGAACACAAATGCCCCATTTTTTTACCGACAAGAACAAAtgctcaatacaaaattttaaattcaaggAAGGGGGCCCTAGATCCAACTATTACAAACTTAAGAGCACCAGCATTAGAATAGCCAAATGCTCTTTTTAGCCAAAATTTGGCTAGAACCTATAAattaaactacttttttttttaaaaaaaaaaattgctacgGTTCCTCTCTAAAAATGGAGAGAAACTATTGCAATAACAAGATTGAGATCTTAAATCCTTGTCATCTTGTCTTGACTCCTTCAACTTCAATGTTCCAGAAACGAAATCCTCAAGTGCCTcaagaaaaaacaagagaatGAATTTGTCtgtgaaaaaagagaaaatacaaaataaccATGAGTTAATGAGTGGATAAACCAAACTATGATTAAATAAAACCCCTTGTAAATAAGGTAATATAAAGCCCTTTTCTTCTCTAAGTAATGAATTGTGAAGACAGAAAATAAAACCAGCATCAGCCCTTCACATGTTTGGATCCaacaaaagctctttttgacatACAAGTGAAAGTATCCTATGGTGTCAAGGACTGTTCTCAACATCGATCACCTTGCtaacaacaaacaaataacCCAAACCTATATGCCTTCTCCTACACTGGCAGTAATTCAAAACtccgcaatgatttgatatGGAAAATTGTGTAAACAACCAAAcatgatgaagatgaagaatttgacttgtatattaaaattataagagTTACCAGTATGACATGAATGACAGAGTCACAGCAGGTGGGGATTCAAATCATATATAAGTGAATGAATCTACTTGTTGGAAGCAAGGTGGACTCTACAGCAACTCCAATGCATCCTCCAGAGTCCATTAGCCCTGCATGTTATAAGCAGTAAAACTTGTACATTGGAGTCTTGAGGTAAAGCACCAATGGAAATAGGAACTCCAGACTATTGTATACCTCAGGTAAGTCTGATGCTAAATGATGTTCTAGCCAATGGCAATGTGTGGATGAATGGCATTATCAAATCAGGTTTCAAAATATCTCTTAGTCCCAAGCCTAGCCAACAAAAGCAAAGACAAAAATTAAATCCGTATgttaacaaaaagtaaaaatacatAACAGTATGAGTACAACCTACTTCACCATGTACCCATATTAAGTTATTCACATATCctattttttggttttccaaaaaatttaatctaattACACTACCAGATTAGTGAACAAGAAGCCGACCAATATAAATGATCTGACCAACAAGGCATACCCTAGAAAACCAACATCCTGCAACTACCTTTATAAATCTACTGCCAGTACCAGGTCATACTCTTTCCAGTATAAATCACTACTTTAACAATCTAAGACCGGAAATCATATGGCACAAGCAAAAGCATCAGTAATATATaatagagaagaaagaaatgcaCAAGGGACTATCTGTAAGTTAGGCACATACACCCAGTGACAATGGTAGAAGATGCAATTTGAGCTACAACACATTGGCATGAACAGACTAGCTTATTAGGTGATTTAGCTCcgatttagttttttatttaacatAATCCAAATTTctccattatttatttttggaagtTCTAACATTTGCATAGCAGGAGAGTGAATTGGCATTTTGGCAATCATTTTTTGAATGCAAAAGTCTTAAAGAAGCTTGATAGGGGTTTTTGGCAACAAGATTTCAGGAAGCGACTTAAGCAACTGAGGAATGGCATCTAAAGACTCACCAAAGAGTGCTGGAATACCGCCAAAGACTTCTTTTATGCTCTATTCGCAATAAGAACACCCAAAAAGCACCATAGAGACATTTTATCAAAAACCAGATACTAATGCTCAATTTCACTCTATGTAAAAGAAAACTAAATGACATGGAAGTTGGAACCAGGGAAGTTTATTGAGCTGGTTTGAGaaatttgacaataataaataaaataaacaaagcaaGAATTAACAGAGAGAAATATGACTTTGAAAAATCAGAATATTATCATTGTCTTAAATCTAAGAAAACTTAAAATACTTTGAATTCCTAGAAACTTTGTGAGCAACGAAACAGAAAGAAACGAatgaagaaagaggaaaaatagcAACACAAACCCATATCACCATCAAcaccaaaacaagaacaaaattaccaaatatcaaaattaagtCTAGAGTCAAatagacgagagagagagagagagagagagagagaatgggtaAAATTAGAAACGCACCTCTAAAACTCTTGTACAGTGTCGAAGTTGTAGAGCTGCGGAGTGAGGTGGCTCTGTGTTCGCTCGTCATTCGTGCgctattcttctccttttctttgtcGGTTCGCGTCTAATCCTCTGGGATGGAAACGtcaacattttttgttttatcttaaTGCCCATTGACCTGTTTCTTATGAGGCGAATTTTAATCCTCTAACAATTAACCGACTCAATTGATCCAGATGCTACAACATTAGATTTAATTGGGCCCGCGACCTTGAAATATGAGCTATATCTATCGAACAAACGAGAAAAAAGTTTCTCGCAACTTTTGAAACCCAAAGCACGTGGCGGAGAAATGGTGTTGAGAACTTGGTACAACGCCGAAGCATCATGCTCATCACGTAGTACTAAACGCGCCCCACACTCCTTTACCTCAACATTCAGGCTGTCTGTTGTAATTGAAGCCTTAATGGATCCAAATCTATTACTCCAAATTGTCGGTAATATCCACCAAAATGGTATATACACCCAAAATCCGTTTAGCCCAACAGAAGGGACTCCAGGGGCACAAAAGAAAAACGGTTTTGTAACATCCAAATCAGTGAATTGAAAATGACAAACAAAGTTGGGTAAATTACTATTACTGCCATCAAATATTGTTGTAGAATTCGAATTCCCATTCCGCTCATCCACCTTTCGTTTTCTGCTCTTTCTTGGATGAGTAGTGTGAGGCTCATGaaattcataaacaataaaaagagcATACCCCTCCCTATTCATATCTGAGCCCAAATCTGAATGCAATTGAATTGTTCCAAAGGAATTAGTGCTTTTATCGTTGAACCACTCTGGGATTCCTGATCCCACCAACGCAGGGCCGCATGCTACCTTAGCATCAAAATATTCGACctgtaaaataaaaagttaaaaaccgAAGAGAGAAAGATGTTAAAGCTACATAttacaaaacaatattataacTTAATTTAGTGCACGTGTTAGAAAAGAGATCACTATATAAGAGACTCACACTTTCTTCACTCCATAAAGGACTTTGTGGATGTAGATGGAGGATCTTGAAGGGTTTTCCATCATAATCAATATAAGCTTGTACAACAGAGCAATCAATATTGCtccttaatttttcatttgaagtGATCCACATGTCCATTTGGTTATAAAACAACTCCAGCCATTGACAATTTCTTACACTCAACTCTTTTAATCGCAATGGAAGCTTCGGCAATACTTGAAGCCAACGACAATCATCCAACTCAAGTGTATAAAGGCAAGAAAGTTGAGCCACACTATCTGGTATTCTCATAAATTTGTTCCCACTTAGCTTTAAAGAATAAAGTGGGGATAGACAACTAAGATCATTGGGATTGCTCCATCCAATAGGTTGCAATAACTCAAATCTAGCCTTACAAGACTGGAAAGTTGCCAAACACTGTATGGTATTCTCGTAAATTTGTTCCCACTCAGCCCTAAATAAATAAGTGAGGATAAGTAACTAAGATCATTGGGGATCGCTCCATCCAATAGATTGCAACAACTCACATTTAACCATTTAAGACTGGAAAGTTGCCAAGCACTGTATGGTATTCTCGTAAATTTGTTCCCACTTAGCTTTAAAGAAGGAAGTGAGGATAGGCAACTAAGATCATTGGGGATTGCTCCATCCAATAGGTTGCAATAACTCAAATTTAGCCTTTGAAGACTGGAAAGTTGCCAAGCACTATATGGTATTCTCGTAAATTTGTTCCCAGACAGATTTAAATACCAAAGTGAAGATAAGTAACTAAAATCACTAGGAATTGCTCCATCTGATAGATTGCAATAACTCAATTCTAGATAACTTAAAGAACTTAAACATGAGAACGAATTAGGTATCAAAAGTCGATATGGTTCACTACCTATCGGGAATTTCCTTGTAGCACTTCCACTTATAAAAAGAAGCTCTAGACATTTCATACCACTAATCATGTACTTTGGGATTTCCTCTAGTCTTGAGCAATGGGATATATCGAGACTTACAAGAGACGATAAGCTGATCATCTCGTCTGGAAGTCTTTTAAGACGTTTGCAACCTTGTAGATACAAACATTTAAGCCGTTTAAGAAATCCAATGGATGGGTGGACTTTACACAATCGTGTACAATATTGAAGCTCTAGTTGCTCAAGATTTGGGACTCTACTCAAGTTTGGTGTCTCGATTAAATTTTTAGAGTGACTCAAGCGAATGCGTTTCAATTTGTCAAAACTCTGTTATAGAAAACCAATAAATAGTTAGATAAAATGAACAAGattaaaaggaagaagaaaatacaTTTGTAGAAGCCAAAATCTTACCTTCCTTCCATCCCACAATTGTTTGATGCAGCTATTAGGCATTGTGAGCTCAACAAGCTTGTTTGATTGGAAACTGGCCGGCAAGGATTCTAAAGGATATCCCCGCCATTCCATAACACATAACTCATTGCTTAGCATGAAATTCGAAGGATCTCCATGCCATTTCAAAGTGCGTAAATCATCACGAGCTTTAGAAAAACGTGATTCAATATTAGGGTTGCTAATCTCAAGCATTTGCAATTGCTTCATCTTTGAGAAGGCTTCAACATTTAGTCGCTCTTGTTTCTGTAAAGGTAATTTTAGGACAATGCCTCTAACCGCATCAGTTCCCTAATaactaacaaaaatcaaattagTAAGTATGGTGGAAATATTTGACAAATACTTACAAGAATCAGTATCAAAAATGTACTTCTCTATGTTTGTGTCTAGACTAACCACTTACACTATCATTTTTCAATACACGAATGACATCCTCGTTACACCACAGTCTACTGCATTCGCCAGGCTCCTCCTTAACAGACTCACAACGAACTATTTTTTGACCCATTTTTCGTAACAAATCGTGCATCTGCAATATTCCCTCTGACATAGTTATAAGAGATTTGTCCACAAGAACTCTCATATTGAAGTCCGGATAGTAACCAAAACTTTCTAGTTTGTATCTGATGCCATGTATGTATGCTCCATTGAAGAAACATGCaatatctaaaaaaaacaatttttgctGCAAATCCTCCaatccatcataacttattttaagTTTATCCAAAATTTCTGCATTGGGATTTTCTTTTAGTAGATCCCTAGCACTCTTCCATTCATCCATTGTTCTACCAAATAAGAGGGAACCAAAAACTTCAAGAGCTAAAGGAAGGTCTTGAGCGTAATTCACAATATTCATAGACAATTGAACATAATTTTCTTCAGGATGGGGTCTCTTGAAGGCTTTCAAACTAAATAGTTGTAAAGCTTCGGCATCATTTAGCACCATAACATCATATGTAATATCCACAAATTTGTTCAGCAAATGACGATCTCTGCTTGTTATAATGATTCTATTCCCTTGACCAAACCAATCATGGCTCTCTGCTAATGCTTTTAGTTGTTTTTCTCCATCCACATCGTCAAGAACAATAAGAACCTTTTTATTACGGAGTCTGTTTGCTATCACTCTGGTTGCCTCATAGCTATTCCATATATTTATTTCTCTGTCCGTGAGGATCTCAGAAATAAGTTGTTTTTGTAGATAAACTAGATCATAATCAGTTTTAGTTTCTTCTCTAATACTAGTAATAAAGCAACTAGCTTCAAATTGATGAGAAACTCTTTCATAAATGAATTTTGATAGGGTTGTCTTCCCAATTCCACCCATCCCATGAATCCCCAAAAAGCAAACATCATCCAACCCTATACAAAGTTTGCTCATAATTTCCTCCGCACGGGATTCTATTCCAACAAGACCCTTGGAAGCATTTGAGAAGTTAACCAATCCTCTAAATATCATTCTACTAATTTCTTCAACAACTTTTGATTCGTGATTGTAGAAAAGATAGGACGTCAGAATAGCCATAGAGAGACAAAATGCTTAATCATGTACAATGGTTTAGCttcatttaacaaataaatgagAAATCTTAATTTATAGTGTATCACCATAGTTATGGTTTGATTTGCTTGGGTCCTTGTACAGTCTAATAaagaattatgtttttttttttttttgttttcacttgactataaaaagtttgcaatgtcaaatTTCTGTTGGggttttttgttaaatcctaaggAAGAATGCcaaaatacacatttttaaagtaaaataaaaaaaaatataaattgatgCCGGGCTGACCTATGGCCAAGCCGTGggatctattttttttatagaaaatttaattatttaaaaatgttaaatacaGGATTATAAGGGACATTTCACATATATTCCGTCTaatttaaccctaaaccctaaaggtATGGGTgacattacaaactttttataattggatacactaaattgagagttcttaaaatttagaaaaataattgcaaatgcacggaaagtttagggggttaaatgaagtttccccttaaattATTTGTATGCTTCTTGTATTCCCTTTTGCaaagtctttcttttcttttatcttcacaATAAGAAAAAGATATCACAAATAAACCAATTAAATACATTTACTACATATAATCTgctttttttaatcaaagcaaTTCTGCACCAACTGTAAATTTGTGAGACAATGATAGAGGTTAAAAAGACTATTCATTGTCAACAAATCGTAAGGAATTAATGGTGTAAATGATCATCATGGTTGTACGTGTATGATTAATTAGAAATGGCAATAGcattttaatccaaaatttatggTTTTCAACTCCCTCAAATATTGTTTATTAGTAAGATGTAATTTGATCATGTCACAATTTTGAAGTGATTCTTGATTTGTTATGagtattgtttaaattttttattctaaatttcTTTATTATGATAATTTGTTTTAGCGACATCATCATatatctaaattatttttattctttattctttaggTCTTGATTGCTTGTGGTACTTTTTCTACAAAATCTGTGAGTTTTTATGATGATATGATGATGCCAATAATATATGATTTAGCTagacccaaaagaaaaagaaaaggcaacaaCAAAGGGAAATAAAGATGCttctatcactacaaaaatacaaacagaaAGAATTAGAAAAGACTAATTATTTAATGTTACCTATCATGTACATGCCATCCGGAGATATTGCCCACTTCTCTCAAAGCAGCTCTCCACATTTGCATCTCATTGATGTCAATCTTgggatctttttcttttttatgccTACCAAAAGCTTTTGCAAAAGTCCCCTTCTCTTTTCGTACGTGGGAAGGATCCACGTGGTAGAAAATAGGCAAAACTTCCAGCCCCGAGTATTTCATGCATTCGACGATCTTGGTAAGTTCAATGAGGCACCATCTAGAGGAAGCGTAGTTTGGAGAGATAACAACAATCGCATACATGGATTCTTGTATTGCTTTTATGAGCTCCTTAGAAATTGTTTTTCCTTGCTCAAGCTTTTCATCGTCTCTAAACACGATAATGCCTTTTTGAACCAAAGCCGTATATAAATGGTCTGTAAAACTCTTGCGAGTGTCTTTACCGTAGAAACTGAGAAAAACATCGTATCTCCGAGGAggtgttgaagaagaagaagacgaagagaCTATCTGAGTGCTCGTGGACGCCATCGATCGGAGACTTAGAAGATTGTTTAATAATGGAATATTAGTACGTAGTTTGCAGATTTCAAGAATTAGGCTTCATCAGTTTATCTTAACAAGAAGGCTCTGCCCTCTGGgtattgttatatatatgcaAGGCTTTAATTCCGCGTTGTGAAAAAGCGGTCAACATGAGGAAACTTCCACGAAAGTAGAAGGAAATGTCGTTGAAAGTTGGATTGGGGGTCCACCAATGAAGGTAATTTGGCGTACGTGAAGTTTCATGGAAATTCGAAGTTCGCACTGTACCTAACTTGGCTACCTACCATGCTTTGCTTATATTTTAGTTATATACTAcacataattaatattaatactttttttttttaaaaaaagaaaattaaagtagGATGACACAATATTGTTTTATGTGATTGTGATGATCTTCAGTCTCATGTTAGGCTCATAGTAGATGTTAGGACATTAACTTCAAGTCTTCTGCCGTTACGACATTTTTTTCTACTTTCCTTCTATTTTTGGAGCATTTTCAGCAGAAATGTGCAAAATAGCTACTAAAAAggtataattttttactttaactacTTATTTTTTCATGCACACTCCAATAAATTCTCTATTCTactatctattttctttaaatattattttgtgcgTGAAcaagtgaaagaaagaggaggagagagtaaaaggaagaaaggaagagaaaaataataataaacaaagtttatagtgtgaatagtAAATAGGTTAATCAGCCTATTTACTATTCatactagaagaaaaaattgcaaaatagttattttgctagaaaggaaaaaaggttAATCTTAGTCAAATCTAACTATTATAAAGAATTTGCATATTCTTTTGTAGATACTCTTAGAAGAAAGTCAGTCTCATGTTAGGCTATTAGTAGATCTTGTGTAATTACTCagataaacttttttttttatttattttttattttttatttaacaatgagACCAAAGTTACACGGacaattacaaataaaattggGTGACTTTTCAACAACAAAACCTAAACGAAAAAGTTAATATAGAAATGGTAATAGAAACAAACGGTAGACAATGGATCCACAAAGGATCCAAGCCTCGCACAAAGCGACATagaaaggcaaaaaattattattattaatataaatattttttttaaagtaggATAACAAATTGTTTTATGTGATCGAAGGGAAAATTACTTGGAAGTTGCAATGTCCCTTAGCTTCAAGCAATTCCCCAGCTTTCGGGGTTGTGAAAAAGCGGTCAACATGAGGTAAGTTGGAGGTTACAAttaaattaagcaataaaagAAAGTTGTCTTCACATTGCTTTTGtgttgcttttttattttattttatttttattttttttaaatatggaatgaaaatgaaattttacgagcataaagctcttacaacacAGAGCATAAAACTCTGAAAATATGCTTCAAGTTTCtcctaacccatgtacaattgcatttaaggAACAAATATACTTTGTGCTGACTAGATCTAGGACATGAGATTGCTTTTGTGTAGTTGGTctgcttcttttctttgcagAGATGTTCATCATTGCCAACGGGTGAggttttttattgaaaaatgttaggcttaccaataaagttttaaaaaaacaatttacaatatgatgtgtcacaatatgattgagtttttcaaaagttgaatttatctaatttttaatCGTATTGTGCCACGTCATGTTTTTATTAGATGAGAGAGaatcatatgtatttttttattagtatttgtTATGAATTTGTTAAATTCCAGTAATAAAAAACCCAATTCTAGCTTGATCTCCACTTCTACCTTGATTACCTGTCttacaatattttcaaaatatattttttgtatttgctCAACTGATTtatattttctgattttattaTGTACCtaatattattcattaattatttaattgtattttctattttaacaggcattattcaactataaatatacCTTTTTTGTACATAGATTGAcacacaaaaatacaaaattctaTTCGAATTTTGATCTATTCCTTTCGCttttaaaattagtattaaattttagataaatcatacgtgaattttgatctaatagtaattttaaaagtcacgtcaactttaggaggataaaaagatggtccaaaCATTACTCTAAACCTATTGTCTACCTCCTGTATGCTTAAGGTATCTCCTCTTTTATaatcaaatttcattaattactacatatcaaaaaagaataaagaaaaacattatTACTGATTTGTTGCCCCTGTAATATAAGGTCAAGTGTCTTGAAGCAATTGACCAGTATGTCTAAAGCATGAGTTTTTAAAAGCACTATTGATAAGGGCAAGCAAAGGGCAAAAGGGTATATCAGAGCCATGCAGATGGAAGAatcaaaattccaaattaatgACCCACGCACCAACTACAGGAAATGGATGCAATTATCAGACCCACAAAAGAGCCCACAACACGCCATGTTTTCTTGCTTTCCCATTCAACACGGTGTTAAGTCTCTTTTCGAGTCTTGTCGTACGTGAAAGGAGagataattatatttatttatttttttgttagtatttgTTATGAATTGTTAAATTAGAGTACTAAAAAACCCAATTCCTTACTATTTAAAGTAACTTTTCACTGTTccatccaatttttttatgaaaaaattacagtttatcctctcaaagttgacagtgtttttcaagtcgaacatcaaagttttaatttttgcaatccacccccacaaagttccaatttttttcaattcgactaatatcatccaaaaattctcatattgcccctgattgtttttttttttttaaaaaaaaaaaattattttttatgaaaacgaaaacaaatttggggggtgcaaaaatgaccagataaccaaaggggtggctacggccactctg from Corylus avellana chromosome ca10, CavTom2PMs-1.0 includes:
- the LOC132162774 gene encoding disease resistance protein RPV1-like, with translation MASTSTQIVSSSSSSSTPPRRYDVFLSFYGKDTRKSFTDHLYTALVQKGIIVFRDDEKLEQGKTISKELIKAIQESMYAIVVISPNYASSRWCLIELTKIVECMKYSGLEVLPIFYHVDPSHVRKEKGTFAKAFGRHKKEKDPKIDINEMQMWRAALREVGNISGWHVHDR